In Streptomyces rapamycinicus NRRL 5491, the genomic stretch AGGGCTTCCGTGCGGGCCAGGTGGGATCCGCGTCCCTGGTGGCCCTCGCCCACGGCACCAACGACGCGCAGAAGACGATGGGGGTCATCACCCTCACCCTCATCGCCGGTGGTGTGCTCGGCCATGGCTCCGGGCCACCGTGGTGGGTGGTGCTCAGCGCCGGTCTGGCGATCTCACTCGGCACCTATGTCGGCGGGTGGCGGATCATCCGGACCATGGGCAAGGGGCTGACCGACATCCAGCCCCCGCAGGGCTTCGCCGCCGAGACCAGCGCCACGGCGGTGATCCTGGCCTCCTCGCACCTGGGCTTCCCGCTGTCCACCACGCAGGTGTGCACGGGCAGCATCCTGGGCGCCGGGCTCGGCCGCAGGCTGGCCCATGTGCGCTGGGGGATCGCCGGGCGGATCGCGGTGTCCTGGCTGCTGACCCTGCCCGCGGCGGCGGCCGTGGGTGGGGTGGCGGCCTGGGTGGCGGGCCAGGGCAACACGGGGGTGGCCCTGGTCGCGGGCGTCGCCGTCGCGGCGGCGGTGGGCTTCTACGTGCTCTCGCGCCGGCGCCCGGTGAACCCGGACAACGTCAACGAGCCGCGGGTTCCCGAGCGCGCCGGGCGCACCCTGGACACGACCGTCCGACCCGGCTAGGGGGCTTCTGACGGATCTCCGTGGAGGAAGGAGCGGCGTCAGGGGGCACCTCCCAGCGGTAGCTGGGGGAGCGTGCTCTCGGCGTGCCGGGCGGAAGCCCTCGTAGCGGAGCTACTAGGGGTTTTGTCCGGTGCGGCGAGAGGGCGTGCCGGGCGTCGCGACGCCGCGGAGATCCATCAGAAGCCCCCTAGGACCCACGAGAAGGAGGTGATCCGTATGGGCACCACCTGGGGCACGATCGGCGGGGTCTTCGGGGTCAGCCTCGGGGTCACCGTCCTGGTGGTCGTGATGTTCTCCCTCGGCGTCACCGCATGGGCCCGCGCCGGTGGCGGCACCCCGCGCCACGGGGGCCGCCGCGGCCGTCTCGACAGGGTGGCGGCGGCCGCGGCGGTGGTGTGCTTCGCCGCGTGCCTGGCGATCGCCGCCTATGGAATCGAGCTGATCATTCCCGGCTGACTCCGCTTGCGACAATGGAACGCCACCGAGCACCGCCCGCACCGCGGTGCTCTTGTCCACGCGGGAGACCACGCACGGTGTCAGATACGACCGAACCCCCCTCCGCCGACCCGGCCGCCGCGCACCGCCCCGCCCTGCGGGCCGACTGCGCCAACTGCTTCGGGCTGTGCTGTGTCGCCCTGCCCTTCGCGGCCTCCACGGACTTCGCGATCGGCAAGGACGCGGGGGAGCCCTGCCGCAACCTCCGGGCCGACTTCCGCTGCGGTATCCACTCCCGGCTGCGCGAGGAGGGCTTCCCGGGCTGCACGGTCTACGACTGCTTCGGCGCCGGGCAGAAGGTCTCCCAGCTCACCTTCGACGGCCGCGACTGGCGGCGGCACCCCGGGACGGCCTCCGAGATGTTCGCCGCCTTCCCCGTCATGCGCCACCTCCACGAACTGCTCTGGTACCTCACCGAGGCGCTGGCCCTCCCGGCCGCCCGGCCCGTCCACGGCGCGCTGCGTGAGGCGCTGCGGGAGACCGAGCGCCTCACCCTCGGCAGCGCCTCCGAGCTGAGGGAACTCGATGTGGCGGCCCACCGCGACCGGGTCAATCAGCTGCTGCTGCGCACGAGCGAGCTGGTGCGGGCCCGGATCCCGGGCAAGAAGAAGAACCGCAGGGGAGCCGATCTCATCGGCGCCGACCTGAGGGGAGCCGATCTGCGGGGCGCCAACCTCCGCGGCGCCTGTCTCATCGCGGCGAACCTCACCCGGGCCGATCTGACGGCGGCCGATCTGATCGGAGCCGACTTCCGGGACGCCGACCTGAGCGCGGCCGACCTGCGGGGGGCCGTCTTCCTCACCCAGGCCCAGCTGAACGCGGCCAAGGGTGACGCCGCCACCCGGCTGCCGCCGTCCCTCACCCGCCCCGCGCACTGGTGACCCCGCCGCGCCACCACGCGGTGTGCGACCCTGGCTGCCATGTCCGACACCGTCGACGCGCCCGTGATCCGCAGCGATGAGCCAGGATCGTTCGCTCGGAGTGTGCTGGCCGAGCGCCATCCCGCACTGATCGAGAAGGTGCGCGACGCCTTCCCGTACGGCCCCGGGCAGCACCGCGCCCTCGACGCGTTGCGCGACAACGCCGCCGAGGGCACCATCGCCCCGCTCCCGCCCACCGCGTACGACCACGACCGGTGGGCGGTGTGGGGCCGGGAACACTTCGGCCGGTCCTGGTTCGACGTCCCGTTCCTGTGGGCGGAGAGCTACTTCTACCGCCGGCTCCTGGAGGCCGTGGGCTACTTCGCGGACGGCCCCTGGCGGGGCGTTGACCCGTTCCGCCCCTTCAAACAGGCCGAGCTGGACACCCCCGAGGCCGAGGCCGAACTGGCCACGCTCGACGACCTCCTGCGCAAGCCCGCCGGGGAACAGGCGGCCGCGCTGGTGCACGGCTCACTCTGGGGCAACCGTGCGGACCTGGGCTTCCGCATCTCCGCATCGGCCGCGGACGCGCCTGGCGCCGACACCCCGCCGCTGGTCGCGGACGACTCGGAGGCGCTGTGGTCGCTGCTGCCCGTCGGCTCCCCGGCCACACTGTGCGTGGTGGCGGACAACGCCGGGCGGGAGCTGCTCCCCGACCTCGTCCTCATCGACCATGTGCTCCACCACGGGCGCGCCGAGCGGGTGGTGCTCCAGGTGAAGCCGTATCCGTACTACGTATCCGACGCCACCACCGAGGATGTCGTCGACTGTCTGCGCCGTCTGGTGCGGGCGGAGGGCGCCGCGGCGGGGACCGGCGGACGGCTGTGGGCCGCCATGGGCGACGGGCGGCTCACGGTGCGGGCGCACGACTTCTTCCGCGCCCCGCTGCCGTACGAGCAGATGCCCGGCGATCTGCGCGGCGAGTTCGCCGCGGCCACGCTCACCGTCCTGAAGGGCGATCTGAACTACCGCCGCCTCGTCGGCGACCGGCTGTGGCCCCCGACCACCTCCTTCGCCGACCGCACCGGGTACTTCCCCGGCCCGGTGGCCGCGCTGCGCACCCTGAAGTCGGATGTCATCGTCGGGCTCGACGAGCGGACCGTGGCCACGCTGGACGCGCACGAGGACCACTGGCGCACCAGCGGCGCCCATGCGCTGATCCAGGTACGGGGATGAGTCGGCGCTCCCCTCACTCCTGAGGGGGGTGAGGGGAGCGCGCTGCTTCAGCGACTGTGGCGGCCAGGGTTCCGTTGGAGGTTATCCGCCGATGTTGTTCAGGCAGGTGCTGCCGATCTTGATGTCACCGCTCGGGCCTACCGCGCCGGTGGAGAACGCCTGCCCGTTACGGGTGTCACAGTCATTCTTCTGGAAGATGAAGGTGGAGATGTCGACGCTGGTGGGGACGTCGGAGCTTCTGTCGGAGCCGCCGCCGTAGCCGTTGGCGGTGGCGGTGCCGGTGCCGAGGAGCGCCAGGGTGCCGGCGGTCGCGGCCAGCAGGGCGGCCTTCTTCGCGATCTGCATGGATTCCTCCGTGTCGGGTCGCAGTGCGAGATATCTGACGATCAGATTTAACGGAGGAAATGCGGAGAAAGTCGGGTAAGCGCACCGGGAAGTGACCCGTTTGGTGCACCATGTCATCCGGGTCGAAAGAGACGTGCTCCTCTCACCGCTGTGAGGTGAGGGGAGCACGCCGAGACGGCGACCCCGTTCGCCGGGGTTCCGCCGGAGATTACCCGCCGATGTTGTTGAGGCAGGTGCTGCCGATGTTGACGTCACCGCTCGGGGCGGCACCGCCGATGGAGTAGGCGCCCCCGTTGAGGGTGTCACAGTCGTTGCTCTGGAAGATGAAGCTGGACAGGTTGATGCTGCTGGGGACGTCGGAGCTTCTGTCGGAGCCGCCGCCGTAGCCGTTGGCGGTGGCGGTGCCGGTGCCGAGGAGCGCCAGGGTGCCGGCGGTCGCGGCCAGCAGGGCGGCCTTCTTCGCGATCTGCATGGATTCCTCCGTGTCGGGTCGCAGACTGAATGGATCTGACAGTCCGATTTAACGGAGGGGGCCCCGGAGAAATGCGCTCAGCACACCGGAGAATGGGCCATCCGGCGCACGTAATCGCCCTCCGGCGAGTGTACGGCGGTCCAGAGGCCGCCCCTCCGGCGCTCCCGGCGGGGATGTCGGTGGGGGATGGCACTATCGGCCTCGTACGCGGTCCGCCCCCCCGAAAGTGAGCCCTCGCATGGTGCCGTCCCCCCGTGAACTCACCGATCTGCCCTTCGCGGACCATCTGCGGCCGTTCGACGGGGACTTGGTGGAAGGAGGCGACTACGACACCGTTCATCTGGACGGCGACGCCTTCGACGGAGCCGTGTGCGACCACGCCAGGTTCCTCGAGTCCGCGTTCTCCTCGGTGACGTTCACCGGGGGCCGTGGCCGCGGGGCCCGGTTCAACGAGGTGTGGCTGGACGGGGTGCGATGGGTGGGCACCGACCTGGCGGACACCGACTGGCTGGACGGCGAGCTGGGCGGCTGTGTGCTGGCCGGTCTTGAGATGTTCTCCGCGCGGCTGCACCGGGTGACCTTCCACCGATGCAAGCTGGAATCGGTGAACCTCCGCACCGCCACGCTGCGGAATGTCACCTTCGTGGACTGTCTGCTGCGCGATGTGGACCTCGGCGGCGCGGGGCTGACGGAGGTGGCCTTCCCGGGGTCGGCGCTGGAGGGTGTGCGGTTCGGCAAGGCACGGATGGCCAAGGTCGATCTGCGCGGGGCCACCCGGCTGGAGATCGCCGACGGTTATGACGCGCTGGGCGGCGCCACCATCGACGGCGGGCAGCTGATGGAGCTCGCGCCGATGCTCGCCGACGCCTTGGGGATCACGGTCCGGGACGGTGGGGCCGCACGGTGAGCCCCCACGTCCCACGGTGACCGAGGTTCACTGGGGGATCAGCCAGGGCTGCTGCGGCAGCGGGCTCCCCGTCTCGATCAGCGACTTCAGATTGGACAGCACCGCGGCCCAGCCACCGGCCGCCGCGGTCCGCTCGGCCTCGTCGGCCAGGTTCTCATGGGTCACGGTCAGCCGGACGATGTCGCCGTGCGGCTGGATGTCGAAGGTGACCCGGGAGGGCTCGGCGGTGGCATCCGCGTCGGGCGCGGCCCAGGTGGTCACCAGCCGGGTGGGCGGTGAGCTCTCCACGACCGTGCCGACGACATCGGCGGTGCCGGAGCCGTCCGTCCGCCGATGCTCCCACGGGGAGCCGACCCGCCAGTCCGACACATTGCTGTGGCCCCAGTACTCGGCCGTGAGGTCGGCGTCGGTCAGCGCGTGCCAGACCTTCTCCGGTGTGCTCTCGATATAGATGACGTACACGAACGCCGGCTTGTCGGCCATCGTTTCCTCCGCTTGTCGCTTCACCAGGCTCAGCGCGCGCAGTCGCGGGCGCTCGAACTTGTCGATCCAGCGCTCCTGGATCTCATTGAGGGGGACGGGGTTGAGGTAGTGGAGTTTTTCGCGGCCCCGCCGCACCGTGCTGACCAGATTGGCGGCCTCGAGGACGGCCAGATGCTGGGTGGCCGACTGGCGGGTCATCTCCAGCCGCCGGCACAGCTCGCCCAGCGTCTGGCCGTTGTGCTCATGCAGCCGGTCCAGCAGATACCGCCGGGTCTGGTCGGCCAGCGCCTTGAAGACCTTGTCCATCTCTGAGCTCACACCGAACGTTATGCAGGTGATTGCCTGCATGTCAATGCGGGCGGTGCGACAGCCCCGCATCCCGGTGATTTCGCGCTATCGCCTGCGGATCGCGCCGTGGATGAACGCCGCCTGCCCTGCGTGCTGCAGATCGTCCGAGACCACGCTGACCAGCCGGACGCCGAGGGTCACCGCCGGGGTCCACCGCTCGTCCACGATCCGGTCGAGATCGGAGTCGCGCAGGCCGCGCACGAACGCCAGGGTGTTCTCGTGGACGGCGTCGTAGTACCCGGTGAGCAGTTCGGCGTCCGCCCGCACCGCCGCCACGTCCTTGCTCCGGTGGCCGTAGCCGGTGGCCTCGGGCGGGAACGGCAGACCGAACCGCTCGGCCCAGCCCTCCGACGTCCACAGCTGCTCGGTGCCCGCGGCGTCGGCGATGTGGTCGTCCTGGACCCGGGTCAGATGCCACACCAGCCAGGCGATCGAATTGGCCCCGCCGTCCAGCCGTACGGCCAACTCGCCCTCCGAGAGCCCGTCCACGGCCGTCCGCACCTCCTCGCGTACCCGCTCGAAGGCGTCGGCCAGCAGATCGGCGCTGTTCATTCGCGGCTCCCTCGCTCGTGGTCGGCTCCGGCCATGGTCGCACCCCGCGGCCCCGGCCGCGGGGTGCCGACTCGCCGGGCCGCGGTTCACACGGGCGGGACGAGGGTGAAGTAGCGGTCGAGCGCCGCCTGGTCGCCGGTCACCTTGTCGAGCCGGTCGGCGGGGAGCCGCTGCCACAGGAACAGCATCAGGTCCGACGCGGTCCC encodes the following:
- a CDS encoding ArsR/SmtB family transcription factor; amino-acid sequence: MDKVFKALADQTRRYLLDRLHEHNGQTLGELCRRLEMTRQSATQHLAVLEAANLVSTVRRGREKLHYLNPVPLNEIQERWIDKFERPRLRALSLVKRQAEETMADKPAFVYVIYIESTPEKVWHALTDADLTAEYWGHSNVSDWRVGSPWEHRRTDGSGTADVVGTVVESSPPTRLVTTWAAPDADATAEPSRVTFDIQPHGDIVRLTVTHENLADEAERTAAAGGWAAVLSNLKSLIETGSPLPQQPWLIPQ
- a CDS encoding pentapeptide repeat-containing protein, with the protein product MSDTTEPPSADPAAAHRPALRADCANCFGLCCVALPFAASTDFAIGKDAGEPCRNLRADFRCGIHSRLREEGFPGCTVYDCFGAGQKVSQLTFDGRDWRRHPGTASEMFAAFPVMRHLHELLWYLTEALALPAARPVHGALREALRETERLTLGSASELRELDVAAHRDRVNQLLLRTSELVRARIPGKKKNRRGADLIGADLRGADLRGANLRGACLIAANLTRADLTAADLIGADFRDADLSAADLRGAVFLTQAQLNAAKGDAATRLPPSLTRPAHW
- a CDS encoding damage-control phosphatase ARMT1 family protein: MSDTVDAPVIRSDEPGSFARSVLAERHPALIEKVRDAFPYGPGQHRALDALRDNAAEGTIAPLPPTAYDHDRWAVWGREHFGRSWFDVPFLWAESYFYRRLLEAVGYFADGPWRGVDPFRPFKQAELDTPEAEAELATLDDLLRKPAGEQAAALVHGSLWGNRADLGFRISASAADAPGADTPPLVADDSEALWSLLPVGSPATLCVVADNAGRELLPDLVLIDHVLHHGRAERVVLQVKPYPYYVSDATTEDVVDCLRRLVRAEGAAAGTGGRLWAAMGDGRLTVRAHDFFRAPLPYEQMPGDLRGEFAAATLTVLKGDLNYRRLVGDRLWPPTTSFADRTGYFPGPVAALRTLKSDVIVGLDERTVATLDAHEDHWRTSGAHALIQVRG
- a CDS encoding mycothiol transferase, which produces MNSADLLADAFERVREEVRTAVDGLSEGELAVRLDGGANSIAWLVWHLTRVQDDHIADAAGTEQLWTSEGWAERFGLPFPPEATGYGHRSKDVAAVRADAELLTGYYDAVHENTLAFVRGLRDSDLDRIVDERWTPAVTLGVRLVSVVSDDLQHAGQAAFIHGAIRRR
- a CDS encoding inorganic phosphate transporter, producing the protein MDSVSFLLVAVILTALAFDFTNGFHDTANSMATSIATGALSPRLAVLVAAVLNLAGAFLSTEVAKTISNGIVDDAKVSPVMIFAGLIGAILWNMITWLAGLPSSSSHALFGGLIGAVWVGAGESAVRFTAIVQKIVIPAVTSPVVACVVAMLATYLAYVITHRAAAPVTRKGFRAGQVGSASLVALAHGTNDAQKTMGVITLTLIAGGVLGHGSGPPWWVVLSAGLAISLGTYVGGWRIIRTMGKGLTDIQPPQGFAAETSATAVILASSHLGFPLSTTQVCTGSILGAGLGRRLAHVRWGIAGRIAVSWLLTLPAAAAVGGVAAWVAGQGNTGVALVAGVAVAAAVGFYVLSRRRPVNPDNVNEPRVPERAGRTLDTTVRPG
- a CDS encoding pentapeptide repeat-containing protein, with the translated sequence MVPSPRELTDLPFADHLRPFDGDLVEGGDYDTVHLDGDAFDGAVCDHARFLESAFSSVTFTGGRGRGARFNEVWLDGVRWVGTDLADTDWLDGELGGCVLAGLEMFSARLHRVTFHRCKLESVNLRTATLRNVTFVDCLLRDVDLGGAGLTEVAFPGSALEGVRFGKARMAKVDLRGATRLEIADGYDALGGATIDGGQLMELAPMLADALGITVRDGGAAR